In Pseudomonadota bacterium, the genomic stretch GACCGCGATCGAGCGCGCCTTCGTCTCGACCCAGCGCACCGCGGCGCCGCCGCGATCGCGGCCCTCGAGGATCTCGGCGAGATCGCCGCGCGCGTCGTGGCAGCGCCCCGCGGCGTGCTCGATCGTCTCGTCGCGGGACGGGAGGCCGCGCAGGCACGACTCCAAGGCGTCGAGCGCCGCGTCGAGCTTGTAGTACGCCTGCCGCGCCGTGGGGGCCGCGTCCCCGAAGTCGAGGCGCGTGCGGCCCGCGTCCAGGTGCCGGAAGCCGGCGAAGAACCTCGCGGACGCCGCCCGGGCGCGCTTCGCGAGCTTTTCGACGCGCGCCGTGATCTCGGGATCGCGCAGCGCCGCGGCGACGGCCTTGACGGCGTCCTCGGCGAGCCTGTCGACGCGCCCGGCGGACACCTTGGTGCTGAAGAACTCGGTCGCCACGTCCTCGATGAGGTGCGCCTCGTCGAACACGACGACGTCGTGGCGGGGGAGGACGCCCCCGGCGCCGCGGGCGCGCGTCGCGAGATCGGCGAAGTACAGGTGGTGGTTGACGACCACCATGCGGGCGCGCTGCGCGTCGAGGCGGGCGCGCGTGACGAAGCACCTGTCGAACGCCGGGCAGCGCTGGCCGATCCGCGTCTCGGCCGAGGAGCACACCTCGCGCCAGAGCGGCGCCTCGTCCGCGAGCCAGTCGATCTCGGCGCGATCTCCCGTCTCCGTCGTCCGCGACCAGGACTCGAGCCGCTCGACGTCGCGCGGCGCGAAGCCGAGCACCGCGGGCGACGCGAGGAGCGCGCCCAGCCGCCGCAGGCAGAGGTAGTTCTCCTGCCCCTTGAGCAGCGCGGCGTCCACGGGGCGCCCGAGCGCGCGGCCGAGGAGCGACAGATCCTTGAAGAAGATCTGATCCTGGAGGTTCCGCGTGCCGGTCGAGACGACGACCCGCTTTTCGGAGATCGCCGCGGGGGCGAGGTAGGCGAGCGTCTTGCCCGTGCCGGTGCCCGCCTCGGCGAGCAGCACGCCCGTCTCGCGCACGACCTTCGACACGGCGCGCGCCATCTCGATCTGGGGATCGCGGCGCTCGTACCGCTCGAGGCATCGGGCGAGGGGGCCGGAGGCGGCGAAGAAGGCGTCGATCTCCATCACAGGACGTAGTGCGCGATCAGGAAGACGACCAGGAGCGCCGTGACGACGAACGCGGCGATCGCGACGGGATCGGCGCCGGTCGCCTTGAGGATCTCCGCCGCGCGGGTCCGCTCGGCCGGCTTGCTTCCCTCCGCTGCGGCGAGCGCCTTGGCGATTTTGCGCGCCTCGAGGAAGTCGCCGCGCTTGTAGCACGCCTCCAGTCGAGCGATGTCGGGCGCCTCGTTCATGGCGGCGATGTTACGCCGGGACGCGCGCGCGGGTCAATTCGGCGCGGCGGGAAGAGCTGTTTGCCTGACTTTAATCGACGAATAACTGGGATGTGGAAGGGGCTGACACCCGTTCTTCCCGTCTACGCGCTAGTCATCGGACAGGGTTCTCACAAGACGAATGCCGTTGTCGTCACCACGGCCTGCCGTTCTTCCCTCTCCCTGTGTTCCAAGACGGGAAAAACACGCAGGTGCACGGTATGAACCGCCACGCTTATCGTGGTGTATGGAACCGTCTCCATTCCCAGTCGGGTCGATGACCGGCGGTTCTTGGCCGACAACCACGTCGAGAGGTAGACCCTCGTAAACGTAATCGGTCCATTCTTTCACGTTTCCCAGCGCGTCGTAGAGACCCCAGCCGTTCTTGTACTTGCCGCCAACCGGTTGCACGGTGTCGGCGTTGCCGCAATACCACATCGCCTCGTCGGCAACCGGGTCGTCGCACCCACCCTCACTTTCGGCATAGCCGGTCGAGATCTCGCCGATCCACGTGGAGCCGGTCGCTCCGGCGCGCGCCGCGTACTCCCACTCGGCCGAGGTCGGGAGGCGGTAGCCTGGGCACTCGTACCAGTCCGTGTACTTGTGTACGTCACCTTCACAGCGGAAGATCTCGGGAAGGATCGTGGGATCGCCCGATGCGACGTTCAGGCACCCATGCTCGAAGAAGTCGCCGTCCGGGCGAACTCGTACACCACCGGAGGGGACTCTACTGGGTGGGACGGCGAAGAGTGGGACCACGGGGACATCTGGGACGACTGGGATCCCGCAGCCCCACCTGTCCCCCAAGTCTCAGTAGTCCCACTCTGCCTTCGTCCCACTGCCGAGAAGGCCGGCGAGGTACTTTCGTCACCTCGGGATGTGCTTTCGTCACCTCGGGAGGAGCTTTCGTCACCTCGGGATGTGCTTTCGCGACCTCGGGATGTGCTTTCGCGACCTCGGGAGGAGCTTTCGAGGAATCGCTAGGTACTTTCGTCACCTCGCGAGGAGCTTTCGTCACCTCGCGAGGGTCTTTCGAGGCATCGCGAGGCGGAGGTGTCACTTTGGGGTGTAGTTCCGATGCCACACGGTGTGACGGAAAAACCACACCGGGCAGCGCGTCAGATCCCGTAAATATGCGGATCACACGCGTTGGCATCGCCGTTGCAATAGCACCTGCTCGACCTCACAACGCTCGACGCACAGGGTGCTGCGAGCCAACAAAAGGAGACCGCGATGCTCAAGAAGAAGACCTGCTACCCTCCGAAGACGTTCGACGACGCGCTGGACGCCCTCGTCCGCCTGTTCCAGGCCAAGGGCTGGACGTTCACGGGCGTGGACGTCGAAAGGCTCGCGACGGACGTCGACGCGCAAAGGGCCGAGCGCTCCGAGCACGACACGCTGCAGAGCCAGTACGCGTCCGCGCACGAGACGTTCGGCGTGAACCAGGAGGCCCGCTACGAGCGGTTCCTCGCGGCCCTGAACGCCGCCCGCGCGGTGTTCCGCAACGACAAGGCGGTGATGGCCGAGCTCGAGAGGTTCAAGCGCAGCACGAGCGGCCGGCCGCGCAAGTCCTCGGATGAGGCGGCGTGACCCGCCTTCGCGCCTGCGGGCGCTTGGGCGCGGCAAGCCCCCGGACCGTCCTTCCCACCGACAGAGGCAGACCGACCAACAGCCGCTCGCTTCGAACGGCGAGCGGCTCCCGCCTTCGCGCTCGGAAGGACGACGCGTCCGGAAGGCGTCGCCGGGCAGCGGCCTCCGCGCCGACCGCGGCACACGCATCCCCGCTGCTTGACCCTCGGCGCTCCGCTTGCTATGGACCGTCCACGTTCTTTTTCAAAGTGATCGTCGTACGGGCAAGGACGGAATGGTTCCGTCCGGGAAGCCGGTGAGATTCCGGCGCGGCCCCCGCCACTGTAACCGGGTACGAAAGCAGCGAGGCCACTGGAGCGAGCTCTGGGAAGGCGCTGCGAGTAGGGAGATCCGGAAGCCAGGAGACCTGCCTCGTGCGACACCTCGAGTCTGCGGGGCGCAAGACCATCGGGTTCCCTGGCGCGAAGAGCTTCGCGAGTCTACCCCCCCTGACGAGAGTCGAATGGCGTGACTTCGGGAGTGGGGTCCGCCGTCATCCAGGGGACCGGAGGTGATCATGGACAAGCTGCAGTCGATTTCGTTGGCGCTGGTCGTCGCGCTCCTCTCGGCATGCTCGGAGGACACCGGCGACGAGGACGCGGGCATCGACTCCGGGACGGACTCGGACACCGACACGGACACGGACACCGATTCGGACACGGACACCGATTCGGATTCCGACGCCGACGCCGGAGCGCTGGAGATCATCGGCGACTACCACGAGGACTGGGGCGCGGCGCACCAGGTGACCGCCGAGGCTTGGACCGTCGTCTTCCCCGGGTACGGGGACGCCGGGCCCACGACGTCCGTCGCGCACATCACGTCGTTCGACAACGGCGCGGACTACCTCGTCGCGCAGAACGACCACGACCTGAGCTACAACCCCGACCTGTGGTCGCGGTACGACTGGACGTACGAGGATCTGAGCGACGGCGGCGTGGATCTCTACTACTGCCAGGTCGAGTACGCGGCGGAGGACGAGGAGACGGCCGAGGCGAACGAGAGCGCCGATCCGGACGACCTCGGCGCCGGTTGCAGCGGGTTCTCCTGGAGCAAGCTGATAGAGGACTGAACCCGCCGCTCGGCCTGCTCCGGGGCGGACCCGCCCTGCAAGTTTTCGGGGAGTCCGCCCCATCGCGCGGCCTCCCATCCTGATCTGGATCGAGGTGGCGCGGTTCAGTCCACTGATGGTCGGATCGCGTTGGCGATGGCGTCGCGCTGCGCGCGCGTCACGCTGTGCAGCTTCAAGGTGACGGCGAACGTCTCCGCCGAGCGCCGGACATCGACGACCTTGCCGCGGAGCGGCTCGGCGCCCGGCTCGCCGAGGCCGACCTGCGCCGGGTCGAGGCTGACGCGCGTGCCGATCGGGACCGGCTCGACGACTTCGATCACGAGCACGTCCCCGGCGGCGGACGCGACGCGCCTCGCCTCGAGCCGTCTTTCCGCGGAGCCGCTCACTTTCCGGGCCCCTTGCGCGCCGCCTCGCGCATCTCCCGGCGCTCGCTCTCGGCGAGGATCTCCTGCCGGTGGTCGTACTTCCTGCGCCCCTTGGCGAGGCCGAGCAGCACCTTCGCGTAGCCCTTCTTGAAGTAGATCTCGAGGGGGACGAGCGTGTACCCCCGCTCGCGGATACGGACGCCCAGGCGCTCGATGACCCGCTTCTGCATGAGGAGCTTCCGCTCGCGACGCGGCTCGTGGTTGAAGTGGCCGGCCTTCTCGTACGCGCCGATGTGCGCGCTCACGAGGAAGAGCTCCCCTTCGCGCCAGATCGCGTAGGAGTCCTTCAGGTCCGCCTTGCCCGCGCGCAGCGACTTCACCTCGGTGCCCACGAGCACGAGCCCCGCCTCGAACGTGTCCTCGATCTCGTAGTCGTGCCGCGCGCGCCGGTTCCGGCACACGACCTTCTCCTCGGTGGATCCCGCGGCGCCCATGCGCGATTTCTAGACCGCCCGGGCCGCGGGCGCAACCTCCGGGCGACGATCGCGCTACATGGTGCGCGCCAGGCACAGGACCGAGACCGCGCCCGCGCCCGCGGCGACGAGCGCCGCCGCGGCGGATCGGACGGTGGCGGTGGTCGTGGCGACGTCGTCGACGAGGAGGACGCGGGCACCCCGGAGCCGGCCGCACGGCCGCGCGCGGAAGACCCCGGCGAGGGCGTCCCGGCGCCGCGCAGCCGTCAGGCCGGCCTGGTGCGGCGTGTCGACCTCCCGGCGCAGGAGCCCGGTGTCGAGGGGCGCGCCGATCGCGCGCGGGAGCCGGCTCGCGAGCAGCGCCGCCTGGTTGAAGCCGCGCGCCCGCAGGCGCCGGGGGTGCAGCGGGACCGGCACGACGAGATCTATTGGCCCCGCGTGCGCGAGCCCCTCCGCGAGGAGCCGCGCGAGCGGCGCCGCGAGCCACGGCGCGGGCCCGTACTTGAACCTCGTGATCGCGGCGGACAGGGCGCCCCCGTAGGCGTAGCGCGCTGAGAGCGACTCGAAGGGCGGCGGCTCCGCGAGGCAGCGGCCGCAGAGGTGGTCGCCGCCGTCGGCCTCGAAGGAGAGGCCGCAGCGCGGGCAGCGCGGGGAGGCGGCGCGGACGAGCGAGCTCGAGCACGCCTCGCAGAAGGCCGCGCGCTCGGCGTCGACGCCCGCGAGCCGGATCGGCGCGTCGCAGGCGGCGCACCGGGGCGGCCACAGGAGGTCGGCCGCGGAGGAGATGAGGCGCAGGAGAGCCATCCCCCGATATCGGACGTTCAGGGAAAAGGTTGACGAAAATCTTCCGAGGCGGCGAGGAGCGCCCGCGCGGCGAGGCGGAGCCGGTCGTCGAGCCGGGCGTCGTCCGGGATCGCCTCGACGAGCCGCCGGTCGAGATCCGGCACGAGCGACAGCGCGATCGCGGTGGGCGTGCACGGGTTCTCGACCAGGGCGATCGCGACCCGCGGCCGGGCCCTCCACTTCGCGCTCAGCCCGATCCTGCGGAGCACGGACGCGGCGGCGGGGCGGCGCGCGGCGATCCGCACGACGTCGGCCTCCGTGAGCTTCGGGTTGCTGAGGAGGCGCGCCGCGACGAGGGGGTGCGGGTCGCGCATCGCGAGATCCATGGTCCTGCGCGACGGGCGAAGGGCGAGCGCCCTGCGTTCGCCGAGGGTGAGCGGCCGCCCGCCGCCGTAGTCCGGCACCGCGAGCTGCGCGTCGTCGTCTTCGGCCTCGACGTCGGCCAGGAGGAAGAGGTCGGTCAGGCGATCCCCTTGCGCCACCGCGGCCTCGCGGGTGTGCGTGAGGTGCTCCGGCGGCCACTCGCCGAGCGCGACCGCGAAGCGCGCGGTCGACGAGGCGACCCGCAGGCGCCGCTCCCGCGAGGAGAAGGCGAGGCCGAGGAGCAGGTCGAAGAGCGAGGAGGCGTCCTCCGGGGAGATCGAGACCACGAGGTCGGTGAACACGTTCGTCCGCTGCGCCCACTCCCGCAGCCCCCCGAGGTGCTCCTTCAGCTCCGCGAGGAGGGCGTCGTGCACCGGGCCGCGGGACATCGCCGGCGGGGCCTACTCCGCGACCTGCGCGGACACGGCGGAGACCTGCAGGGTCAAGGAGCCGCCCTCGTACTCCGGAGGGACGTCGTCGAAGACGAGCTGGAAGGCGGTCGAGCCGTTGGCCGAGATCACGCAGTTGTACAGCTCCCCGGTCTTGGAGCGGAAGTGGCCGGACATCGCTCCTTTCGGGGTGAGCTTGAGCGTCTCGGGGTCGATCGTCCTGCCGCACGGGGCGCGGACCTCCGCGCGGACGTCGTCGGCGCCGCCCACGAGGCGCCCCCGGAGCACGATGCGACCCGCGCCCGTGAACCCCCGGTTGAACACGTCGCCGGTCACGACGAGGTACTGCTCGCCGGTGCTCGCCTTGACGAGGGTGCGCGCCGTGACGACGACGTCGAGGCCGCGCGCCTCGTCGGAGATCCGCTCGCTCTTCTCGCCGGAGAACGCGAACGCGACCTGCGAGCCGAGCTCGTCGAAGGAGAGCGACCAGTCGTTGCGGAAGAGGACGAAGACGAGGAACAAGACGAACAGGGCGCCGATGGCGAAGATGAGCTTGCCGAACGCCTGCGCGCCGCGGCTCTGCGTCTCGAACGGGATCGTGTAGCCGGAGAGCTCGAGCGGCAGATCCTCCTCCCACGACTCGCGCGCGGGCGCCGCCGCCCCGCGAGCGGCGTAGTAGGAGGACGAGACGGGTGCGGCGGGCGACGGTCGCTCGGCCGGTTCTCGCGGCGCCGCCGCGGCCTCGGGAACGGCCGCGCCCGGTTCGTCCGTCTCCGGGATCCGGATTTCGGACGTGATGTCCTCGCCGTCGTCCTGAGGCCCCGGCTGCGGTTCCGCGGGCAGAGCCTCCTCGGCCGGCTTCGACTTGAGGAACGCGAACTCCTGCGGCAGGTGCTGCTGCCCGGTGAACTCCTCGTACCCGGACGGCGCGCGATCCTGCCTCCGCATGAGCGTGAACACGTTCTTGCAGCGGGAGCAGCGCATCTTCCGCGGCTTGTCGGTGACGAGGTTCTCGGGGATGCTGTAGCCGGTGGCGCACTGCGGGCATTTCACTATCATCGCGGGGCTCCTTCGAGGGTCGCTTCGGCCTCGCCCATAGTGCCCACGAAGCGCCGCGAGGACAAGCGAAACGACCGCGGAGCCGCAGACGGCTCGAGCGTGTTGTTGCGCGGCGCGGCCTCGGATAGAGTGCCCCTATGCGCGACAGGGGCAGCTCGAGAATCGAAGGGTTTCACCTCCTCGGGGCGGCGGCGCGGCGCGAGCGGCTGCGGGCCGCGCTCGGCGGGGTCGACGTGGGCGGGGTGCTGGACGCCGGGCCCGGTGCTCCTTTCGCCGAGGCGATGATCGAGAACGCGGTCGGCTGCATCGGCGTGCCGTTGGGCGTTGCCGCGAACTTCACGATCAACGAGCACGACGTCTTCGTGCCGATGGCCGTGGAGGAGCCCTCGGTGGTCGCCGGCGCCTCCAACGCCGCGCGCATGGCGAGGGCCGGCGGCGGTTTTCGCGCAAAGGCCGATCCACCCGTGGGAGCGGCGCAGGTGGAGCTCCTCGAGGCGAGGCCCGGCGCGGCCGGGGCGATCGCGGCGGCCCGCGCGGAGATCCTCGCGCTCGCCGACGCGGCGCAGCCGGAGCTCGTCCGCTTAGGCGGCGGGGCGCGGGACGTCGTCGTGCGGGAGGGCGTCGGCGGGCCGCACCGGCTGGTCGTGCACCTGACGGCCGACTGCCGCGACGCGATGGGTGCGAACACGCTGAACACGATGGCCGAGGCCGTCGCCCCGAGGCTCGCCGAGCTCGCCGGGGCGCGCCGGGGCCTGCGGATCCTGACCAACCTCGCGGACACCCGCCTCGCGCGCGCGAGCTGCCGGGTGCCCGTCGACGCGCTCGCACGGAAGGGCTTCGACGGCGCGTCCGTGGCCGCCGGCGTCGCGGCCGCGTCGCGCTTCGCCGAGGAGGAT encodes the following:
- a CDS encoding ComF family protein, with translation MALLRLISSAADLLWPPRCAACDAPIRLAGVDAERAAFCEACSSSLVRAASPRCPRCGLSFEADGGDHLCGRCLAEPPPFESLSARYAYGGALSAAITRFKYGPAPWLAAPLARLLAEGLAHAGPIDLVVPVPLHPRRLRARGFNQAALLASRLPRAIGAPLDTGLLRREVDTPHQAGLTAARRRDALAGVFRARPCGRLRGARVLLVDDVATTTATVRSAAAALVAAGAGAVSVLCLARTM
- a CDS encoding hydroxymethylglutaryl-CoA reductase, degradative, yielding MRDRGSSRIEGFHLLGAAARRERLRAALGGVDVGGVLDAGPGAPFAEAMIENAVGCIGVPLGVAANFTINEHDVFVPMAVEEPSVVAGASNAARMARAGGGFRAKADPPVGAAQVELLEARPGAAGAIAAARAEILALADAAQPELVRLGGGARDVVVREGVGGPHRLVVHLTADCRDAMGANTLNTMAEAVAPRLAELAGARRGLRILTNLADTRLARASCRVPVDALARKGFDGASVAAGVAAASRFAEEDPYRAATHNKGIFNGIDALLLACGNDWRAVEAGGHAYAARGGAYGPLSTWEVDGDHLCGRIEMPMAVGIVGGAVRVHPVARLCLEILGVESGSELAMVAVSVGLASNLAALAALASEGIQEGHMRLHKRRDP
- a CDS encoding zinc-ribbon domain-containing protein → MIVKCPQCATGYSIPENLVTDKPRKMRCSRCKNVFTLMRRQDRAPSGYEEFTGQQHLPQEFAFLKSKPAEEALPAEPQPGPQDDGEDITSEIRIPETDEPGAAVPEAAAAPREPAERPSPAAPVSSSYYAARGAAAPARESWEEDLPLELSGYTIPFETQSRGAQAFGKLIFAIGALFVLFLVFVLFRNDWSLSFDELGSQVAFAFSGEKSERISDEARGLDVVVTARTLVKASTGEQYLVVTGDVFNRGFTGAGRIVLRGRLVGGADDVRAEVRAPCGRTIDPETLKLTPKGAMSGHFRSKTGELYNCVISANGSTAFQLVFDDVPPEYEGGSLTLQVSAVSAQVAE
- a CDS encoding ATP-dependent DNA helicase, with protein sequence MEIDAFFAASGPLARCLERYERRDPQIEMARAVSKVVRETGVLLAEAGTGTGKTLAYLAPAAISEKRVVVSTGTRNLQDQIFFKDLSLLGRALGRPVDAALLKGQENYLCLRRLGALLASPAVLGFAPRDVERLESWSRTTETGDRAEIDWLADEAPLWREVCSSAETRIGQRCPAFDRCFVTRARLDAQRARMVVVNHHLYFADLATRARGAGGVLPRHDVVVFDEAHLIEDVATEFFSTKVSAGRVDRLAEDAVKAVAAALRDPEITARVEKLAKRARAASARFFAGFRHLDAGRTRLDFGDAAPTARQAYYKLDAALDALESCLRGLPSRDETIEHAAGRCHDARGDLAEILEGRDRGGAAVRWVETKARSIAV
- a CDS encoding formylglycine-generating enzyme family protein; protein product: MVPLFAVPPSRVPSGGVRVRPDGDFFEHGCLNVASGDPTILPEIFRCEGDVHKYTDWYECPGYRLPTSAEWEYAARAGATGSTWIGEISTGYAESEGGCDDPVADEAMWYCGNADTVQPVGGKYKNGWGLYDALGNVKEWTDYVYEGLPLDVVVGQEPPVIDPTGNGDGSIHHDKRGGSYRAPACFSRLGTQGEGRTAGRGDDNGIRLVRTLSDD
- the smpB gene encoding SsrA-binding protein SmpB, with product MGAAGSTEEKVVCRNRRARHDYEIEDTFEAGLVLVGTEVKSLRAGKADLKDSYAIWREGELFLVSAHIGAYEKAGHFNHEPRRERKLLMQKRVIERLGVRIRERGYTLVPLEIYFKKGYAKVLLGLAKGRRKYDHRQEILAESERREMREAARKGPGK